From one Rhopalosiphum padi isolate XX-2018 chromosome 2, ASM2088224v1, whole genome shotgun sequence genomic stretch:
- the LOC132923166 gene encoding KRAB-A domain-containing protein 2-like — protein sequence MEYELNLKYKNITRETIMIFLNLCDHCQKKGSTVKKGLVVKPILSSELNSRCQVDLIEMQAQPDGDYKFIMVYQDHLTKFVILRPLTHKRAEEVAYVLIDIFTTFGAPAILQSDNGREFANKVIIELCSMWEELKIVHGKPRHSQSQGSVERANQDIQNILATWLADNNSRKWSEGLKFVQFMKNRSFHHGTKRSPYEAMFGTHAKVGLKSTQIPTDLISTLKSEEDFSFFYIIFNI from the coding sequence ATGGAGTATGAATTGaacttgaaatataaaaatataacaagggagactataatgatatttttaaatttatgtgacCACTGTCAAAAAAAAGGCAGTACAGTTAAAAAAGGTTTAGTTGTAAAACCTATACTTTCATCAGAATTGAACTCTCGCTGTCAAGTGGATTTAATAGAAATGCAAGCTCAGCCTGATGGCGATTACAAGTTCATAATGGTCTATCAAGATCACCTTACGAAGTTCGTAATTCTTAGACCGTTAACTCATAAACGGGCTGAAGAAGTAGCCTACgtgttaattgatatttttacaacatttggAGCCCCGGCAATTTTGCAAAGTGATAATGGAAGGGAATTCGccaataaagttattattgagTTGTGTAGTATGTGGGAAGAACTTAAGATTGTCCACGGAAAGCCTAGACACTCACAAAGTCAAGGGTCTGTTGAAAGGGCCAACCAAGATATTCAGAATATTCTCGCAACATGGTTAGCCGATAATAATTCCAGAAAGTGGAGCGAAGGTCTTAAATTTGTTcaatttatgaagaatcggaGTTTTCACCATGGTACAAAACGTTCGCCATACGAAGCCATGTTCGGAACACATGCTAAAGTTGGCCTAAAATCAACCCAAATTCCAACCGATTTAATTTCTACTTTAAAATCAGAGGaagattttagttttttttatataatattcaatatttaa